A stretch of Aerococcus urinaehominis DNA encodes these proteins:
- a CDS encoding PfkB family carbohydrate kinase encodes MLTAREQEILNIIEHDPLISQEDLAGKLGISRSGVASHIHHLTRKGYIKGRGYVLSEPEFVSVIGSINMDILGTPSGDLIRNNSNPGAIQNSLGGAGRNIALNLTQLDVANYFISIYGNDMYGDEFEADAKRRAMNLDCCERTDQARTSSYMQVFDRKSNKYFAVDDMAINERMTPEFLSVYLDRINHSKLCVVDANLSVAALTYIFDQVTVPIIAKTVSLNKNAHILVNLSKLFALVATPKELKQIMVDLGQDQGTEAAAVSYLLGQGVKHILLFSEKTGLSYYSQDNQLHVSKGHQLVNVGGANAAITSVLVWGYLNQLGWKYIIQLAYCAAILTCAVTESVNPHLDLDRLFDTHDELFS; translated from the coding sequence ATGTTAACTGCCCGCGAGCAAGAAATTTTAAATATTATTGAGCACGACCCCCTAATTAGCCAGGAGGACTTGGCTGGCAAGTTAGGGATTTCGCGGTCGGGGGTGGCTAGTCATATCCATCATTTGACCAGAAAGGGCTATATCAAGGGGCGGGGCTATGTGCTCAGTGAGCCGGAGTTTGTTTCAGTGATTGGGTCGATCAATATGGATATTTTAGGGACACCATCTGGTGATCTTATCCGCAACAACTCAAATCCGGGCGCCATTCAAAATAGTTTGGGTGGGGCTGGCCGCAATATTGCCCTCAACCTGACTCAGTTAGATGTGGCGAATTATTTTATTTCAATTTACGGTAATGATATGTATGGCGACGAGTTTGAGGCTGATGCCAAGCGGCGGGCCATGAATTTAGATTGCTGTGAGCGCACCGACCAGGCCAGGACCTCGTCATACATGCAGGTTTTTGACCGCAAGTCCAACAAGTATTTTGCGGTCGATGATATGGCTATTAACGAGCGGATGACACCAGAATTTTTATCCGTCTACTTGGACCGCATCAACCATTCCAAGCTTTGCGTGGTAGATGCCAACTTATCAGTGGCGGCCCTAACCTATATTTTTGACCAGGTGACGGTGCCGATTATTGCTAAAACGGTGTCCTTGAATAAAAATGCCCATATCCTAGTTAACCTGTCCAAGCTCTTTGCCTTGGTGGCGACCCCCAAAGAGCTCAAGCAGATTATGGTGGACCTGGGCCAAGACCAGGGGACAGAAGCTGCTGCCGTTAGCTATCTCTTAGGACAAGGGGTCAAACATATTCTACTTTTTTCAGAAAAAACCGGCCTGTCCTACTATAGCCAGGACAACCAACTCCACGTATCTAAAGGCCACCAGCTAGTTAATGTGGGTGGGGCCAACGCTGCCATTACTAGTGTATTGGTCTGGGGCTATTTGAACCAGCTAGGCTGGAAGTATATCATCCAGCTGGCCTATTGCGCTGCTATTTTGACCTGCGCTGTTACAGAATCAGTTAACCCTCACTTGGACCTTGATCGTTTATTTGATACCCATGATGAACTCTTTTCATAA